The Odontesthes bonariensis isolate fOdoBon6 chromosome 19, fOdoBon6.hap1, whole genome shotgun sequence genome includes the window GATACACAAACATATATAAGGCACACAGTATAAAGATATCTAAGttatacaaaaaaataataaaaatagtaaaagttcAAGTAAAAAGTTACAGTGCAATCCTATTGTTTTGTGACTTTATTGCACATGTTGCAGCTACGATAGCGGGAATTGGTTCACCTTTATTAATTCACTTAATTTTCTTGAgggattacattttttttagtgttttccAATAGACCATATGTACCTAatttaccgcacttactctagcactagttatgcttttagctgtttggttttggaaggaaatgcaatttcttgtgacctgaagttcttattgtaagtcgcgtctgcaaaatgaccgtaatgtaatgtaatttaatgtaatgtaatgtaatgtaatgatgcAATTCCTGAAACACTCTCACGTTCACATGTTGCGCACCAGAGCGCGTGTGTCCACAGACCTGTTTCTGCCGCTTTCACCGGTTCGTTCAGATTTGAGGAGTTTGAGGAAAGTCACGTGACCTGCTGTGGAAACTGAGCGGAAACGAAATCGAAAGCGTTTGTCAGATGAGACTCGCCTGCGGCTGGAGTGCGTGTTGTTTGACAGGAGAAATAAAGCAAATACTCAAGATGAACTCAAAACTGTCAACTTCGGAGAAATGTTACGACCCCCGCGACCCCACTCTGAGGTTTACGGACAAAGAGGATGAATTAGACTGTAAGTAactctttattctttttacaaaaACGTGTGGGTTTGTAATTTAGATGACCGCATTGTTTTGGGGGAGAAATATTTACATTGATCGTctttaaattgtcttaaatagCTCATTTATGTCtctgtttcatttgtttttctcagtTCTGTGTGAAGACTTCGCGTCTCGCAGAGCTCTGATGTCTTGCGGCCACGCTGTGACTCCAATCTCTCTCACCAACTGGTGCCGCAAACTGCTGGAAAACGTGAGTTATTATTCATCCCTGAGTGTGTTTTTAGTTCTGTACACTTTTCTACATTTCTTCACACAATTTTACATAAAACATCTGCACATTTCATACAAGTCCGACAGCTACATTCAGAGGATCCAAATACGCGCGTGGGACCAAAATGATTATAGTCACGTCATTCACATATAACAGTGTTCATTAGACATAAGTTACAGCAGACAACTTAAAGAGTTAATCTTtgaatgctgcttttaaagtcaGAGCTTTGAATGAATAACTTGAGAGTTTTTCAGGGAGGGCTGGACTGTGCATCCAGTCTCAACTGTTCAGCAACACTTCAGGGGAGCAGAGTTGTTCTTATCAGCAACGTTTTTGCTTTTTCTTCATTACATCCAAATATAACAGATAAAATACAATAATCAGTGaataaattattctaatttgGGGCATGAAGCTCTCTTATCTCTTGACAAGGGTTTGATTTGTTCTGCACATCTGTACACAATAGAACATTTTTACTAACGAATCATATCTCAAATGTTGTTTTATGCAGATCTTGATGTTGACATTGTTGGTTGACAGCAACGTTTGTGGCATTAACTGTCTTGTTTCTATCTATTCTGATGAGTAATTCTTTTCAATATTTCCCTGAAGGGTGAAAGCAGATTTGTCTGTGGCCAGTTTGGTTGTACTGCAGAGTGGTCTTATGTGGAGGTTCGTAAAATGGCTCTCCTGACCGCTGAAGAAAGGGAgttctttgaaaaaaacatgGGCTTCAATGCTGTCAAGATCTACTTTGACTCCAAACAGGTAAGATTCTGACTGAAAATGTTATATTTAAGCAGCTGAAGTTGGaaatctgttgaaaacattACTTTGCAGGCTGATGAAATAGTGAGAACACATCCCTCTGTTTTCATCGCAGTGTCCTGAATGCAAATACACGGTGACAAGGAAGGATGAATCTGATTTAAGTGTCCGCTGCCAAGTCTGCACAGTAAGGAAAGGAGAGGCCTATGAATTCTGCTGGCAGTGTTTGAGGGAATGGAAGGGTCCGCGGTCACGAACGGATCGCTGTGAAAACGACGGCTGCTACAACGAGGCTCTAAAAACGCTGAAGACCTGTGCAAACATCACCTTTCAGTCTATTGAGGGAATCACTGGGTGTCCCTCCATCCGGGCCTGTCCCACCTGTGGCTTCATGCTGGAGCATAGCTCTAAAGAATGTAAAAACATTATATGTCCTCAATGTAAGGTGGAGTTTTGCTTTGTGTGCCTGAACATCACTCCTGATTGCCTACAAACTAGTACCCATTACAAACCGTGCAGCAGCGGTGTTGCTCCTCGACAGACCACCATACCTGTGTGGCAGAGGAAGTGATGCCACACAGGTGCCGAGCACCAGGCTGCGGGCTTCACTCGATTTGGGGTCTTTTTTTAAGCACTGCTCGTTTCACTTGCTGTAATTTGTCTTTTGCTGATTTTCAAAATCTGATAAGATGTCTTCATAGAAACTTCTATCTGTCAAATTTAATGATCTTTGTCAGAAATATTCTGTTGCTCGTGTGCTTTAATCAAATACAACCTTGCTGTTCTTCCAAACCAATAAAAGCTAAGCTATAAAACATCCAAATCACTTGCATAAGTTATTTTAGTTGAATAAAAGTTACATCTATTGATTAAAGAAACATGTCCAGAAAGCCGGATGGTGGTCTGtatatctttttaaaaatgtttttttaggtGGTCTGTACATTAAtctaatgaaaatgtttcctgttgacatatacaaattcatcatgcgatggcgcttttatagcaatgtgtgtgcagtcgataaCTCCGATGACATTAggaaaaccggctctcgctgtAAATtgtgctttaatgttggcctgttcttCATTTTATGGGagtttgatatacgtggctgagatgcagataattccgtcccacgcggctggcatggctcggctcaggtagactggcacagtcccaatcggctggccagctccctctggaatacgcccggttgctataggaaccccagcgTGCACTTCACGGGCACAGGCTCCTCGCTgagttgcgctccaacgccggccgcagctctgcgcacacttccaggaggatttccctcaacaGCAGTTGTCATGTGCCAGAAAACCCTCCCCGTCTCTGAACACACAATCTcctcgaattgcaccatttgcaaagtcgaaAATACCGCTAAAGCAGCCATAGTTTTATATGCACTGAACCactttgcgcatgcttttaCATCCATTTGTGttattgcagacacatgggtgtgttaattgttcatgtctcaaatgtgcacatcactcaaTCTGAGGaataattgttttcacatttatttattaaaacagtttcccaacatcacctctaaGTGTCGCCAAAGCATCAGCAGCTGCGTCCTGCGAACGCCatgaagttggcgtgaggcaccgcacatttccacggtcattgACGTGAAAAAGAGCGTACACcactttgtacatgaggccacTGGACCTTAAATCAGGACCAGGAATGAAAACCGTGTGTTAGGTTTACTGTAGCTTTGTTTCTTCAACCCTTTACCCACGTCACGTTGCCTGGCCTGAGCACCCAAAAACTGTGCTAAGGGCGAATTCACATGAAATTTGTCAGAATTAGAACTAAAAGATAGTTCATGTAATTGTGCTGGTTGGAAGGTTCAAATCACTGTTGTGAGTCCGGTTAGAACTCCAAATAAAGCAGTCTCAATCCAGTGTGTTTACTTGACTTAAATTTGCTGTTTATTCCTCACTTGACAGAACTGTAGGTGTGTGGTTCTAGAACATAAAGAATAATGATATAACATCAATGTCTAAATAAGTCCAAATAACTAACAAATTATATCACAGTTACATTTTGACTGactgcaacattaataattctTCTAAATAAAAGTAACACATGAAAACCCACGTTGATAGCTCTCAATAAATGTGCACATGAACAAGCCTATCAATTAGGAGTAAAAATGTGTATATTCTGCTAAGTAAACTACATTCTTAACTTTGCAAGGTtacttactttctttttcacgcaCACAAATCAAAATGAGGTGGCAAATGAACTGTAAACAGCAAACTAAACAACACAAACTTAAACTGTAAACTCGCGGTGCAGCTCGTTTCTCATCTCTCCTCTCTCTGGTCTGCACGCAGCTCACTGACAGTCTAGGCTCCGCCCCTTAAAGGGCCAGCATGACAGTCCCATTTAGGCAGCCTTTTCCACAGCCGCCCCCgcattcacctgtgaatacgaACAACTAAGAAAAGGCTGAGTTAAAGGAGGTGATTAATCGTCCTTAGGCAAGGCAGGTAGGTTGACAAGTCTTGCAACGGGTCGAACATAAGTCCTTCCCTTTACAGTCACTTCGGCTGATCTGATCCGGGTGTCTGCTCCAGGAAAAACTTGAGAGACCTTGCCCACGGGCCAAAGGGCTCGCGGAAGCTGGTTATCCACAATCATGACCACATCTCCAACTTGTAGATTGGCCGATTCAGTCTGCCACTTCTGGCGGGCTTGGAGTCCTGGCAGGTAGTGCTTCAGGAAATGATGCCAGAAATGGTCTGCTAGATTTTGACTGTGCCTCCATCTTCTCCGCCCGAGAATCTCTGGGTCGTCATAGACAACTTGCGGCAACGAGGCATCCCGCCGCCCCATGAGAAGGTAGTTAGGGGTAACAGGGTCAGGATCTGCTACTTCAGATGAAGTGTAGCCCAGGGGTTTCGAGTTGAGCATCCCCTCAATTTCGATCAAAACTGTGTGCAACACCTCTTCAGTAACAGTTTGGGCTCCAAGGATGACCTGGAGAGCAGTCTTTAGCGAGCGAATTTCTCGCTCCCAGCAACCTCCAAAGTGGGGGGATCCAGGAGGATTGAAGGCAAATCTGATTTTCTGACATGCAAGCTGCTCTTTGAGGTTAGGATGAAGTGCTTGAAATGCTTCCTGCAGCTCACGTTCTCCTCCTCTGAAGTTCGTCCCCTGGTCACAGAGAATCTCCTTAGGTGTCCCACGTCTGGCTATAAACCGTCTCAGAGCCATTAAGAACGCATCTGTATCCATACTGGGGATCAGGTCAAGGTGGACTGCTCTTGTAGTTAGGCATTTAAACAATATTCCCCACCTTTTCTCGTTACTGCGTCGGATCTTGATGGTGTACGGGCCAAAACAATCCACACCTGTAGAATAGAATGGTGGCCTGAACAGTCGCAGTCTGGCTGGAGGGAGGTCTGCCATCCTGGGTGGGTTTGGGTGTCCTTTCCATCTCTTGCACCTAACACAGGATCTCTGATGGCGACGTACTGCTTCACGTCCACGTAACACCCAGTATCTCCTTCGGATCTCAGCAAACACCCTTTCCGGCCCGGGATGCTCAAGCTTATCATCATAATGTTGTATGATGAGTTGGGTTAGAGCATGTCTGGGGTCCAGAACAATGGGGTGCACTTCATCCACTGCCAAGTCAAGACTGCGGCGTAAACGGCCTCCTACTCTGATGAGCCCTGTTTTCTCATCAAACTCAGGTGCTAGTAGGAGAAGGCGACTAGATTTGGAAATGGGTTTGCCGGCCTTTAACTGGGTGATCTCCTCAAGGAATGACTCTCTTTGAGCTTGTTGTAGCGCTTCTAGCTCAGCAGCAGCGTAGGAATCAGCAGTGAGAGGGCAGTTGGGGTCAGCCGCCCCGTGAAGCTGATGTGCAGTGGCTTCTAAAAAGCTGTCCCAAGTCTGGTACTGGTGGGGATCTGGAACACTAGAGCTGGACATAGATAGACAGACAACTTGTCGCTTCAGCTCACCTTCAGGTTCACTCTGGTGTGGGGGTGGAAGCTCAGGCCAGTTATTTGGAGCCAATTTCAGGAACACAGGTCCATCTGTCCATCTACTGCCTTTATTGATGTCTTGGATAGTGAGGCCACGAGTGATGTCGTCTGCTGGGTTATCCCGTGACGGCACATACCTCCATGTGGCAGCTTCTGTCAGCTCTTGTATTTCCGCTACACGAGTGCCCACGAAGACCTTGTATCTGCAGGAATCCGAACCTAACCAGGTTAGAACCGTGGTTGAATCAGACCACAAGATGCAGCTTCGAGTGGGAAGGGTTAACTCAGTGCTGATGACCTTGTAGAGCTGGGCACCTGTTAGCGCAGCGCACAACTCTAACCGAGGAACTGATTGTTGCTTCTTCGGGGAAACACGAGACCGAGCTGCAAGGAAGGCAACCTGAACTTTTCCCTCTGGATTCTCTGTCCTCAGATAAGCCACTGATCCATATGCCTGTTCAGAGGCATCACAGAAGACATGGATGTCTCTCTTACAGTTGGGTTGGTCCAGGCCGGGACTGGTGTAGCACCTTGGCAGGGTGATCTTATGCAGTTGTGCTAGCTCTGCTTCCCATGCGTGCCACTTCTGCAGGAGCTCCTCAGGGAGTTGTGGGTCATCCCAATCCCTCTTTTTCTCCCAAAGGTGGCGCACAATAACTTTGGCTCGGGTGGTATAAGGGACTATGTAGCCGAGAGGGTCATACTGGCTAGCTAAAACTCTATAGATGTTCCTCATAGTAACCACTGAGCAATcgatgtgtctgtgtttgtaagTGAGGGTGTCAGACTTACAATTCCAGTGAAGTCCGAGGGCTGGCTCTTGAATGTCAGACTGATCTTGATTGAGCCACAACTCACAGCTGGAGGACTTGATTTCTGGAGGAAGATGATGAATGACATTGGGATTGTTACTTGCCCACTGCCTTAGCTCGAATCCTCCGTCAGCCAGAAGGTGGCACAGTTTATCCACAAGTGTCTTGGCGGCTACTGGACATGTGAGACTCTGTAAACAGTTGTCCACGTAGAACGACTTGTTAATGGCTACACGCACGTCGTCTTCAGGTTGGCTGTGGTCGGTGACGTGTTTCTGCAATGCGAACGTTGCACAACAAGGGCTGCAAGTAGTTCCAAAGGGAAGTACCTGCCACTCGTAAACATCAGGGGGATTATCTCG containing:
- the LOC142368918 gene encoding putative E3 ubiquitin-protein ligase RNF144A, with protein sequence MNSKLSTSEKCYDPRDPTLRFTDKEDELDFLCEDFASRRALMSCGHAVTPISLTNWCRKLLENGESRFVCGQFGCTAEWSYVEVRKMALLTAEEREFFEKNMGFNAVKIYFDSKQCPECKYTVTRKDESDLSVRCQVCTVRKGEAYEFCWQCLREWKGPRSRTDRCENDGCYNEALKTLKTCANITFQSIEGITGCPSIRACPTCGFMLEHSSKECKNIICPQCKVEFCFVCLNITPDCLQTSTHYKPCSSGVAPRQTTIPVWQRK